The genomic interval CTTAACCAATCCGTTGATGTTTTAGCAACAGGAGGAAGATTAGTAGTGTTAACATATCATTCTTTAGAAGACAGGCTTGTAAAGAATTTTATAAAAGCAGGAAATTTTAAAGGAGAAATTGTAAAAGATATTTATGGGAATTCCGAATCATATTTTAAACAAATAAACAGTAAACCCATTGTGCCAACAGATGAAGAGATAAGGGAAAATCCGAGATCAAGAAGTGCAAAATTAAGAATTGCTGAAAAAATTTAAGGCAAATGAGAAAGAATGAATTAAAAGAAGAACATCCAAAAAGCAGGATAAATAAATTAATAGACTTTGATTTAAAAATGTCTGATAATAGTTTACCCAAAATTGCACCTTTTATTTTATTCATTTCTGTATTGATAGTTTTATACATTGGCAATAAATATTACAATGAAGATGCAATTTTAGAAAGAGGCAAATTAAAAAATGAATTAAAAGACCTTAGGGCTGAATCCTTAACAAACAAAGCTGATTTAATGAATAGGATAAAAAAGTCTGAAATTGAAATAATGGCAAAAAAAATAGGACTAAAAGAATTTAATGAACCACCAAAAATAATAATTGTAGAAAAAGGTGAATACTAAAAAAGACATATTATTAAGAGTATATTTATCATTATTGTTTTTTGTAGCAATAGGGATAGTGATAGTATATCGGATAATGACTATTCAATATAGCGAAGGTAAATATTGGAGGTCATTGTCTGATAGTCTTAGTACATCATTTTTTACAATTGAAGCAACAAGGGGTAATATTTATTCGGACGATAATAACTTGATGCTTACTTCTTTACCAATTTATGAAATACGCCTTGATTTCGAATCTAAGTCTTGGAAGAATAATTCTTATTACAATAAAAATATTGATTCACTTTGCATCAAGCTCTCAGAATTATTTGGAAACAAAACATCTTGGGAATACCAAAATGCTATTTACCATGCAAAAAGAAAAAATGAAAGATATTTTTTATTAAAAAGAAATGTCAATCATAATCAGTTAAAAATATTAAAAGAATTTCCATTCTTTAATCAAGGTCGATTTCTTGGAGGTTTTATTGTTGAACGTAAAAGCAAAAGAATTAATCCTTACAGAATACTGGCATCAAGAACCCTTGGATACAAAAGAAAAGGTCTTCAAGGAGTGGGGTTAGAAGGTGCGTACAATCAATACTTATCAGGAAAAGACGGTAAACGCTTAATGCAAAAAATTTCAGGTGGTAATTGGATACCAATAAACTATGCAAACGAATTGGATCCTGAAGATGGTAAAGACATTGTTTCAACAATCAACATAAGTATTCAGGATGTTGCTGAAAATGCATTACTTGAAACCCTTGTAAAAAATGAAGCTCAAAGCGGTAGTGTAATTGTTATGGAGGTTGAAACAGGCCATATCAAAGCAATTGCAAACTTGGAGAGGAATAACAACGGTACTTACAGCGAAGCCTATAATTATGCTGTTGGAGCTGCAACAGAGCCAGGTTCTACTTTTAAATTAGTAAGTGCACTTATATTAATGGAAAAAGCCAACATTAGTGCAAATGACATTGTTGATACAGAGGAAGGTGAGCATCAATTTTATGATAAAGTAATGAAAGATGCACATTCCGAAGGTCATGGAAAGATTACATTCGAAGAAGCCTTTGCTGTTTCTTCAAATGTTGCTTTTTCAAAACTTGTTTTTAATAAATTTTCAAATTCACCTGATGATTTTATTAAAGGAATTGAAGATTTACATTTAACGGAACCTCTTGGTATTCCAATAGCAGGAGAAGGTATCCCTGTTATAAATCGCCCTTCCGATAAAGATTGGAGTGGAATATCTTTACCTTGGATGTCTGTTGGTTATGGGTTGCAAGTTACACCTCTTCAGTTACTTACGATTTACAATGCAATTGCAAATAATGGTATAATGCTAAAGCCACTTTTTGCTACTCAAGTAAAAAGGATTGGAAAAGTTATAGAAAAATTTGAACCTATTGTTATTGAAAAAAAAATATGTTCAAATAAAACTGTGGATTATTTACAAAAAATGCTTGAAGCTGTAGTTGAGTATGGAACTGCTAATAATATAAAAACTAATTTATATAAAATAGCAGGAAAAACAGGAACAGCTTTAATTGCAAATGAGGGTGGATACACTAAAAAGAAAATATACCAAGCATCTTTTGCAGGATATTTCCCTGCTGATAATCCTAAATATTCTTGTATTGTAGTTGTAACAAATCCTACTACAGGGAATATTTATGGAGCCCAAGTAGCAGCACCTGTTTTAAAGAAAATTGCTGACAAAGTCTATTCAGGTGAATTTAAAAACTATGTAGAAAAAAAACATAAAGTTTTTAATTATTCAAACATTCCCATTGTAAGTGTAAGCAATAAAAAAGACATTATTAATTTAAGCAGATTTCTTGGATTAGACATGATTCTTTCAAGCAGTTTATCGGAATGGGTAAATATTAATAATGAAAAGAAAAATATTGTTTTACAAAACAGGGAAATAAACAATGCTATAGTTCCTGATGTTCGTGGAATGGTGCTTTCAGATGCAATTTACTTGCTCGAAAATTTAGGATTGAAAGTAGAAATAAATGGTTATGGATTAATTCTTTCTCAATCTATAAAACCGGGTACAAATGTTAATTATTATTCAACAATTAAACTGAGATTAGGATAAAAGTGGCAATTTTAAAAGAAATATTAGAAGGCTTAAACTTTGAAATTATTCAGGGAAATTTGAATAATACGGTTTTGTCAGTTGAATTTGATTCACGTAAAGTGAAAAATGATAGTTTGTTTGTAGCTGTTAAAGGAACACAAACAGATGGAC from Bacteroidota bacterium carries:
- a CDS encoding penicillin-binding protein, which gives rise to MNTKKDILLRVYLSLLFFVAIGIVIVYRIMTIQYSEGKYWRSLSDSLSTSFFTIEATRGNIYSDDNNLMLTSLPIYEIRLDFESKSWKNNSYYNKNIDSLCIKLSELFGNKTSWEYQNAIYHAKRKNERYFLLKRNVNHNQLKILKEFPFFNQGRFLGGFIVERKSKRINPYRILASRTLGYKRKGLQGVGLEGAYNQYLSGKDGKRLMQKISGGNWIPINYANELDPEDGKDIVSTINISIQDVAENALLETLVKNEAQSGSVIVMEVETGHIKAIANLERNNNGTYSEAYNYAVGAATEPGSTFKLVSALILMEKANISANDIVDTEEGEHQFYDKVMKDAHSEGHGKITFEEAFAVSSNVAFSKLVFNKFSNSPDDFIKGIEDLHLTEPLGIPIAGEGIPVINRPSDKDWSGISLPWMSVGYGLQVTPLQLLTIYNAIANNGIMLKPLFATQVKRIGKVIEKFEPIVIEKKICSNKTVDYLQKMLEAVVEYGTANNIKTNLYKIAGKTGTALIANEGGYTKKKIYQASFAGYFPADNPKYSCIVVVTNPTTGNIYGAQVAAPVLKKIADKVYSGEFKNYVEKKHKVFNYSNIPIVSVSNKKDIINLSRFLGLDMILSSSLSEWVNINNEKKNIVLQNREINNAIVPDVRGMVLSDAIYLLENLGLKVEINGYGLILSQSIKPGTNVNYYSTIKLRLG
- a CDS encoding FtsL-like putative cell division protein produces the protein MRKNELKEEHPKSRINKLIDFDLKMSDNSLPKIAPFILFISVLIVLYIGNKYYNEDAILERGKLKNELKDLRAESLTNKADLMNRIKKSEIEIMAKKIGLKEFNEPPKIIIVEKGEY